A portion of the Streptomyces sp. YPW6 genome contains these proteins:
- a CDS encoding catalase, whose amino-acid sequence MTDTTRKPTTSDSGAPVESDEHSLTVGPGGPILLQDSYLIEQMAQFNRERIPERQPHAKGSGAFGKFEVTQDVSAYTKAALFQPGTTTDLVIRFSTVAGERGSPDTWRDPRGFAVKFYTSEGNYDMVGNNTPVFFVKDPMKFQHFIRSQKRRADNNLRDHDMQWDFWTLSPESAHQVTWLMGDRGIPRTWRHMNGYTSHTYMWINAEGRRFWVKYHFKTDQGIETFTQHEADQMAAADTDYHTRDLFEHIRDGDFPSWTLKVQIMPFEDAKDYRFNPFDLTKVWPHGDYPLMEVGRMTLDRNPTDNHAEIEQAAFQPNNFVPGIGPSPDRMLLARLFSYADAHRHRIGGNYQQLPVNAPVAPVHTYSKDGAMAYRKTTDPVYAPNSKGGPEADTARYGAPPSWYADGDITRAAYVDHAEDDDWGQAGTMVREVLDDAARDRLVDNVVGHLLNGVTEPVLQRAFQYWSNIDSKIGKRIEEGVRAKAGEKDPKAGEQGNPARSSMQHKA is encoded by the coding sequence ATGACGGACACGACCCGTAAGCCGACCACCTCCGACTCCGGTGCCCCGGTGGAGAGCGACGAGCATTCGCTCACCGTCGGCCCGGGCGGGCCGATCCTGCTCCAGGACTCCTACCTGATCGAGCAGATGGCCCAGTTCAACCGCGAACGCATCCCCGAACGCCAGCCGCACGCCAAGGGCAGCGGCGCCTTCGGGAAGTTCGAGGTGACCCAGGACGTCTCCGCGTACACGAAGGCCGCGCTCTTCCAGCCCGGCACCACGACCGACCTGGTCATCCGGTTCTCCACCGTCGCGGGCGAGCGCGGCAGCCCGGACACCTGGCGGGACCCGCGCGGCTTCGCGGTGAAGTTCTACACCAGCGAAGGCAACTACGACATGGTGGGCAACAACACCCCCGTGTTCTTCGTGAAGGACCCGATGAAGTTCCAGCACTTCATCCGGTCCCAGAAACGCCGGGCGGACAACAACCTCCGTGACCACGACATGCAGTGGGACTTCTGGACCCTCTCGCCGGAATCGGCCCACCAGGTCACCTGGCTGATGGGCGACCGGGGCATCCCGCGCACCTGGCGTCACATGAACGGCTACACCTCGCACACGTACATGTGGATCAATGCCGAGGGCCGGCGGTTCTGGGTGAAGTACCACTTCAAGACCGACCAGGGCATCGAGACGTTCACCCAGCACGAGGCCGACCAGATGGCGGCGGCCGACACGGACTACCACACGCGTGATCTCTTCGAGCACATCCGGGACGGCGACTTCCCGAGCTGGACGCTGAAGGTCCAGATCATGCCGTTCGAGGACGCCAAGGACTACCGCTTCAACCCGTTCGACCTGACCAAGGTGTGGCCGCACGGCGACTACCCGCTGATGGAGGTCGGCCGGATGACGCTGGACCGCAACCCCACGGACAACCACGCCGAGATCGAGCAGGCGGCCTTCCAGCCGAACAACTTCGTGCCCGGCATCGGCCCGAGCCCGGACCGGATGCTCCTGGCGCGGCTGTTCTCCTACGCGGACGCGCACCGCCACCGCATCGGCGGCAACTACCAGCAGCTTCCGGTCAACGCCCCCGTCGCCCCGGTGCACACGTACTCCAAGGACGGGGCGATGGCGTACCGGAAGACCACCGACCCGGTCTACGCCCCGAACTCCAAGGGCGGCCCGGAGGCCGACACGGCACGCTACGGTGCGCCGCCGAGCTGGTACGCCGACGGGGACATCACCCGGGCCGCCTACGTCGACCACGCGGAGGACGACGACTGGGGGCAGGCGGGCACGATGGTCCGCGAGGTCCTGGACGACGCGGCCCGGGACCGGCTGGTGGACAACGTGGTCGGCCACCTGCTGAACGGGGTGACCGAGCCGGTCCTCCAGCGGGCGTTCCAGTACTGGTCGAACATCGACAGCAAGATCGGCAAGCGCATCGAGGAGGGCGTCCGCGCGAAGGCGGGCGAGAAGGACCCGAAGGCGGGCGAGCAGGGCAACCCGGCCCGGTCGTCGATGCAGCACAAGGCCTGA
- a CDS encoding GlsB/YeaQ/YmgE family stress response membrane protein, whose amino-acid sequence MSIIAWILIGLLAGAIAKALMPGKDPGGCLITMVIGIVGGLLGGWLGKVIFGVDSIDGFFSLSTWIAAVVGSVIVLAVYRLLTGNRAR is encoded by the coding sequence GTGAGCATCATCGCCTGGATCCTCATCGGCCTGCTCGCGGGTGCCATCGCCAAGGCGCTGATGCCGGGCAAGGACCCGGGAGGCTGTCTGATCACGATGGTGATCGGGATCGTCGGCGGGCTACTCGGCGGCTGGCTCGGCAAGGTGATCTTCGGGGTCGACTCGATCGACGGCTTCTTCAGCCTGTCGACGTGGATCGCCGCCGTCGTCGGTTCGGTGATCGTGCTCGCTGTCTACCGCCTGCTCACGGGGAACCGGGCCCGCTGA